A single region of the Halopiger xanaduensis SH-6 genome encodes:
- the tuf gene encoding translation elongation factor EF-1 subunit alpha — translation MSERHQNLAIIGHVDHGKSTLVGRLLYETGSVPEHVIEQHREEAEEKGKGGFEFAYVMDNLAEERERGVTIDIAHQEFSTDEYDFTIVDCPGHRDFVKNMITGASQADNAVLVVAADDGVAPQTQEHVFLARTLGIDELIIGINKMDVVDYEESTYNEVVEEVNQLLQQVQFNTDDASFIPISAFEGDNIAEESDNTPWYDGEILLEALNALPEPEPPTDAPLRLPIQDVYTISGIGTVPVGRIETGVMNTGDDVSFQPSDVGGEVKTIEMHHEEVPKAEPGDNVGFNVRGIGKDDIRRGDVCGPADDPPSVAETFQAQIVVMQHPSVITAGYTPVFHAHTAQVACTIESIDKKMDPSSGEVAEENPDFIQSGDAAVVTIRPQKPLSIEPSSEIPELGSFAIRDMGQTIAAGKVLEVNEK, via the coding sequence ATGAGCGAACGACACCAGAACCTGGCCATCATCGGCCACGTGGACCACGGGAAGAGTACGCTCGTGGGACGACTCCTCTACGAGACGGGGAGCGTACCCGAGCACGTCATCGAACAGCACCGCGAGGAAGCCGAGGAGAAGGGCAAGGGCGGCTTCGAGTTCGCCTACGTCATGGACAACCTCGCCGAAGAGCGCGAACGCGGTGTCACCATCGACATCGCCCACCAGGAGTTCTCCACCGACGAGTACGACTTCACCATCGTCGACTGTCCTGGTCACCGCGACTTCGTCAAGAACATGATCACTGGGGCGTCTCAGGCGGACAACGCCGTCCTCGTCGTCGCCGCTGACGACGGCGTCGCGCCCCAGACCCAGGAGCACGTCTTCCTGGCTCGTACCCTCGGTATCGACGAACTCATCATCGGTATCAACAAGATGGACGTCGTCGACTACGAGGAGTCGACGTACAACGAGGTCGTCGAAGAGGTCAACCAGCTGCTCCAGCAGGTGCAGTTCAACACCGACGACGCCTCGTTCATCCCGATCTCGGCCTTCGAGGGCGACAACATCGCCGAGGAGTCCGACAACACGCCGTGGTACGACGGCGAAATCCTGCTCGAGGCCCTGAACGCCCTGCCGGAGCCGGAGCCGCCGACGGACGCGCCGCTCCGACTCCCGATTCAGGACGTCTACACCATCTCGGGTATCGGTACCGTCCCCGTCGGACGTATCGAGACCGGTGTCATGAACACCGGCGACGACGTCTCCTTCCAGCCCAGCGACGTGGGCGGCGAGGTCAAGACGATCGAGATGCACCACGAGGAAGTGCCGAAGGCCGAGCCCGGTGACAACGTCGGGTTCAACGTCCGCGGCATCGGCAAGGACGACATCCGCCGCGGTGACGTCTGCGGTCCCGCAGACGACCCGCCGTCCGTCGCCGAGACCTTCCAGGCACAGATCGTCGTCATGCAGCACCCGTCCGTGATCACGGCGGGCTACACGCCGGTCTTCCACGCTCACACGGCTCAGGTCGCCTGTACGATCGAGTCCATCGACAAGAAGATGGACCCCTCGAGCGGCGAAGTCGCCGAGGAGAACCCCGACTTCATCCAGTCGGGCGACGCCGCGGTCGTCACCATCCGACCGCAGAAGCCGCTCAGCATCGAGCCGTCCAGCGAGATCCCCGAGCTCGGGAGCTTCGCCATCCGCGACATGGGTCAGACCATCGCGGCCGGCAAGGTCCTCGAGGTCAACGAGAAGTAA
- a CDS encoding homoserine dehydrogenase, whose translation MGRKLAILGAGDVGRSVADLAGEYGHEVVALADSSSAAVDPDGIDVESTLERKVGGESVGTDDPEAVFETDYDVLVEATPTTLGDAEPGFSHVERALEADRHVVLANKGPVAERYEELQALEADSAGSVRFEATVGGAIPVLSTVEDETPQAVTAVRGVLNGTANFILTRMAAEGLDYEHVLAEAQDLGVAEADPTFDVDGTDAALKFVILANVLADGGFALEDADVTGIQNIPGSALDLAAEDGRTIRLIGEATREGVRVAPRLVPENGPLAVTGTRNIVQIETKNAGSLHSSGRGAGGPETATAVLSDVGRLPEL comes from the coding sequence ATGGGACGGAAACTCGCAATTCTCGGCGCCGGCGACGTGGGCCGCTCGGTCGCGGACCTCGCCGGCGAGTACGGACACGAGGTCGTCGCGCTTGCGGACTCGAGTTCCGCCGCCGTCGACCCGGACGGGATCGACGTCGAATCGACCCTCGAGCGCAAGGTCGGCGGCGAGTCCGTCGGCACCGACGATCCGGAGGCCGTCTTCGAGACCGACTACGACGTCCTCGTCGAGGCGACGCCGACGACGCTCGGCGACGCCGAACCCGGCTTCTCGCACGTCGAACGCGCCCTCGAGGCGGACCGACACGTCGTCCTGGCCAACAAGGGCCCGGTCGCCGAACGCTACGAGGAGCTGCAGGCGCTCGAGGCCGACAGTGCCGGCTCGGTTCGCTTCGAGGCGACAGTCGGCGGCGCGATTCCGGTGCTGTCGACTGTCGAAGACGAGACACCCCAGGCCGTGACCGCCGTTCGGGGCGTCCTCAACGGCACTGCAAACTTCATCCTCACGCGCATGGCCGCGGAGGGGCTCGACTACGAGCACGTCCTCGCCGAAGCCCAGGACCTGGGCGTCGCCGAGGCCGACCCGACTTTCGACGTCGACGGCACCGACGCCGCGCTGAAGTTCGTCATCCTCGCGAACGTGCTGGCCGACGGCGGCTTCGCACTCGAGGACGCCGACGTTACGGGAATCCAGAACATCCCGGGTAGCGCGCTCGACCTCGCGGCCGAGGACGGCCGCACCATCCGGCTCATCGGCGAGGCGACCCGCGAGGGCGTCCGCGTGGCCCCGCGACTGGTACCCGAGAACGGGCCGCTGGCCGTGACGGGCACGCGAAACATCGTCCAGATCGAAACCAAGAACGCCGGCTCCTTGCACTCGAGCGGCCGCGGTGCCGGCGGTCCCGAGACGGCGACCGCAGTGCTGTCGGACGTCGGACGGCTGCCCGAACTGTAA
- a CDS encoding amino acid-binding protein, which produces MVDEPAVSDEEDTGDDPETDGGVQAYTVRLELVDEPGELLRALSPIAENGGNLLSIHHERGNITPRGHIPVEVDLECPPDRFEDIVEALRDAGVNVIQAGADRYGEEINVVLVGHLVDTDLSHTLNRIQDETSAAVLDLSLSAPEGTDNISSARLRLAIDSGDADDTLETIRSIGADKELTVVEPLLGGDA; this is translated from the coding sequence ATGGTCGATGAGCCAGCCGTCTCCGACGAGGAGGATACGGGGGACGACCCCGAGACGGACGGTGGCGTACAGGCCTACACCGTTCGCCTCGAGCTCGTCGACGAGCCGGGCGAGTTGCTTCGCGCCCTCTCCCCGATCGCCGAGAACGGCGGCAACCTCCTGAGTATTCACCACGAGCGCGGTAACATCACGCCGCGCGGGCACATCCCCGTCGAGGTCGACCTCGAGTGCCCGCCGGATCGATTCGAGGACATTGTCGAGGCGCTGCGCGACGCCGGCGTGAACGTCATTCAGGCCGGCGCCGACCGCTACGGCGAGGAGATCAACGTCGTGCTGGTCGGCCATCTCGTCGATACCGACCTCTCGCATACCTTAAACCGCATTCAGGACGAGACCAGCGCCGCCGTGCTCGATCTCTCGCTGTCCGCTCCCGAAGGGACCGACAACATCTCGAGTGCGCGCCTGCGGCTCGCCATCGACTCCGGCGACGCCGACGATACCCTCGAGACGATCCGCTCGATCGGCGCGGACAAGGAACTGACCGTCGTCGAACCGCTGCTCGGAGGTGACGCCTGA